DNA sequence from the Burkholderia pyrrocinia genome:
AAGCGCGCGATCGATGCGTGACCGTGACGCATGAAGCGTGCGTCGCAAGCGCGGCGTACGCCGCGCCGATCCCACCCTCCCGACGATCCCCAGATGTACGCCCGGCACTATCACCCGGATTGAAAAAGCCTATTGGGGGATGCGAACGCCAGCGCCTAGATTAAAAGGCACGGTGCGTGCGCCCCACGCAAACGCATCGTTCCCCACATATCTGATCGGCCCGGCTTCGCACGCGGCCGCGCCGACTCGAACGGAGGCGCAAATGGCTCACCTCAAGGGCAGCAAAACCGAAGAGAACCTGAAAGCCGCATTCGCGGGCGAATCGCAGGCGAATCGACGCTATCTGTATTTCGCTTCGAAGGCTGACGTCGAAGGCCAGAACGACCTCGCCGCGCTGTTCCGCTCGACCGCCGAAGGCGAAACCGGCCATGCGCACGGCCACCTCGAATACCTGGAAGCCGTCGGCGATCCGGCAACGGGCTTGCCGTTCGGCTCGTCGCGGCTGAATCTCGAATCGGCGATCGCCGGCGAAACGCACGAATACACCGACATGTATCCGGGCATGGCGAAGACGGCGCGCGACGAAGGCTTCGACGAAATCGCGAACTGGTTCGAGACGCTCGCGAAGGCCGAACGCAGCCACGCGAACCGCTATACGAAGGCGCTGGACAGCCTCGTCGACTGAGACGACCGCCGCCGCAGGCCGCACGGTACGACCATGTGACCCGCAAGCGGCCGGCCGTTCGTTCATCGCTGCCCGCAGCGCGCGGGCGGCGCGCTCGCGCGCATGCGCGCCACGCTGGAGCGCCTCATGCCCCACAAGGAAGGCAGTCTCGAAGCCCCGACCCGGCATCCGCTCGACTGGCAGTCCGATGCGTTCTACGACCAGGCCGCGATCGATGCGGAAATGACGCGCGTGTTCGACATCTGCGCCGGATGCCGGCGCTGCGTGTCGCTGTGCGGTGCGTTTCCCGCGCTGTTCGATCTGGTCGACGACACGCCGGCGGGCGACATCGACGAAGTGCCGAAGGCCGCGTTCGGCAAGGTGGTCGACCAGTGCTATCTGTGCGACCTCTGCTACATGACGAAATGCCCGTACGTGCCGCCGCACGCATGGAACGTCGACTTCCCGCACCTGATGCTGCGCGGCAAGGCGGCGCGCTACAAGCGCGGCGAAGCGACGCTGCGCGACAAGGTGCTGTCGAACACCGATGCGCTCGGCCATTTCGCGGGCATTCCGATCGTCACGCAGACGGTGAACGCGGTGAACCGCACGCCGCCCGCGCGCCATGCGCTCGAAGCGACGCTCGGCGTCGATCGCAACGCGTGGCTGCCGGAGTTCGCGCCGCGCAAATTCCGGCGCGCCGCGAAGCGCTCGGACAACCCGCCCGCGCGCGACGGCGAACGTACGCCCGGCAAGGTCGCGATCTACGCGACGTGCTACGTGAATTTCAACGAGCCCGGCATCGGCCACGACCTGCTCGCGATCCTCGCGCACAACGACATTCCGTACGAGCTCGTCACGCGCGAAGCATGCTGCGGAATGCCGCTGCTGGAGCAGGGCAACCTTGCCGGTGTCGCCGCGAAGAAGGAGGTGAACCTGCCCGTGCTCGAACGCTATGCGCGCGAAGGCTATGCGCTGATCGGCGCGATCCCGAGCTGCGTGCTGATGTACAAGAGCGAGTTGCCGCTGATGTTCCCCGGCGACGAAGCGGTGCGCGCGGTGGCCGACGCGTTCTGGGATCCGTTCGAATACGTGATCGCACGGCATCGCGACGGGCTGCTGAAGACCGATTTCAAGACCGGCCTCGGCACCGTGTCGTATCACGTGCCGTGCCATGCGCGCGTGCAGAACATCGGCCGCAAGACGGCCGACGCACTGTCGCTGGTGCCCGATACGCGCGTGAACGTCGTCGAGCGCTGCTCGGGCCATGCGGGCACGTTCGGCGTGAAGAAGGAATTCCATGCGGACGCGATGCGGATCGGCGCGCCCGTGTTCAAGGCGATGGCCGAGCCGCAGCCGGATTTCGTGTCGTCGGACTGCGCGCTGGCCGGCCATCACATCGTGCAGGGCATCGACGAGAAGGGGCTGCCGTCCGCGCCGCTCGCGCATCCGCTCACGCTGCTGCGCCGCGCATACGGCATCTGAGCCGCTGCCGGCCGACTCACGAGGACATCCCATGACGCTGACCCGCGACTCCCTGCTGACGCTCGAAGCATATGCAAAGATTCGCCGGACCGAACACGCGCGGCTCGTCGCGTACAAGCGCCGCCGGGCGGTCGCACTCGGCAACCACCTGCGCTTTTTGTTCGAGGACGAGACGACGATCCGCTATCAGATCCAGGAGATGCTGCACATCGAGAAGATCTTCGACGAGGCGGGCATCGACGGCGAACTGGAAGCGTATCTGCCGCTCGTGCCCGACGGCACCAACCTGAAGGCGACGATGCAGATCGAATACGAGCACGAGATCGAGCGGCGCGCGGCGCTCGCGCGGCTGATCGGTATCGAGGATCGCGTGTACCTGCAGGTCGACGGGCACGCGCGCGTCTACGCGATCGCCGACGAGGATCTCGAGCGCGACAACGACGAGAAGACGTCGGCCGTGCATTTCGTGCGTTTCGAACTCGACGCGCCGATGCGCGCGGCGCTCAAGGACGGGGCGGTGCTGTCGATCGGCTGCGATCACCCGGCCTACACGATGCCGCCGCAGCGCGTGGATCCGGACGTGGCCGCGTCGCTGGCCGGCGACCTGCGCTGACACGACCGCCGCGCGTCCTGCGCGGCGTATTCCGCTTTTCCGTTCCGACCCGAAGCCGGCTTTCCGCGAGTAGCGCGGCGCGAGCGATCGCCTGTCGCCGCGCAGATGTAACAGGCGTCCCGCGCTTGCGTGCGGAGAAACAATGTGCACTCCGCGTCACCGTGCTTTCATCACTCGCAGAGAAACAATAAAGAGATTGTGCACGGAGATAATTCAGCTGAACGGAAATTGAATGATTTACCGATTCGTGAATATCTTGTTACGAAATTTTCCCTGATTTACCGATTTTAGTCGGCAATTCCGGCGATTGTTGCAGGCAAGGGTCTGAACAGCCCGGGAAGGCCCATTGGCGGCCATTCTTCATACCTTGCAGAGCCCCGCCGGACGGGCCTTTGCAGCGCCGGGCATAAAGATCTCGCAAAAAAATTCAAGCGTAAATGGATTGCGTATCCATGGCAGGTTGTTTCAGTGCGTAACATTAAGTCATTGTCATATTGAGATAAACCCTAGGGATGGTATGCTTCGTGCACAAAAATTCCCACATTGGAGTGAGACCGTGATTTGTGCGCCATTGCCGGGAATTCCGGCACCGTGAAAGTGCGGTGTCGGCCGGCGTGCACAACACCGATAAGCATAATGTGCAACCTGGCCGCCCCGCGACGCGATGTGTCGCGACGGCGCCGCCAATCGCAGCCCGGCCTGGCTGCGTGGAGAGATCTACTATGTTCTTCGATGAGCTTAACGATGAAGAGTGGTTTCGTCTTTCAACGCTGATCGCCGATGAACCCATCCGGCTGAATCGTCGTGGGCGTCCACGAGCCGAACCGCGCGTCGTTGCCAACGCGGTGCTCTGGATTCTGACGACCGGTGAAGCCTGGTCCAAGCTGCCCGGTCGTTATCCGTCCGGGCCGACGTGCCGTCGTCGCTACGAGGAGTGGCTCGCGAGCGGCACGCTGTTGCAGATGATCGACGTGCTGACCCAGTTCAGCGGGCGCACGTTCGCGTATATTCCGCCGCCGCCGGTGCCGGTCGTGCCTGCGCGTCGCGCGGAACCCGCGCCCGACAACGATCGCTTGCGCGGCGTGTTCTGGCAAAACCCCGAGTCGTGGCAATTGCCGGTCGCGCAGGCAAACGTTTGGGAGGGCGAAGGCGCGTCGCTGAGCGCGATGCAGGACGACGCAGTGGCCGATCATCCGGCCCGCACGTCGTTCGTGGTGCCCGGTACGCCGGCCGCGGAACTGCGCCATGCGCGTGCGTCGTCGGCGAGCTTCGCCGCGGCCGAACCGCAAGTCGACGAGTATCGCGGCTATACGATCTGCGGCATCGCGCAGCCCGTGCAGAACCTGATGTATCGCGCGTGGGCCGAGATCTCGCAGGACGACCGGCGCGTCGAGCGCTCGGGCCTCATCGGTCCGCGTTTCACCGATGCCGAGGAAGCCGAGCAGTTTGCGCTCGACTGGGCGCGCCAGTGGATCGATCGCCACGGTGCGAGCCACGAGCCGGCGCGCGCGCCGCAAAGCGAGGTGCTGGCCGGTTTGTCCGCGCTGGCGCGCGCGGAGTCGGACATCAAGCGCTTCATCGCCGAGCGTCACGCGGGTGCGCTGTCGGAAAGCCGCAACGATCCCGTGCAGTCGGAGCGCCGCGAATACGCGTACCGCGTAGGTTGAGCGCCGTTCCAATGCAACGCGCGGGCCGTCGTGTGCCACGACGCCCGCGCGGAAGCCTCGTCTTTCCCTGCCTGCCGCACCCGGGGGCTCCGCTGTCGAAGCGGAGCCCCCGGTGCTTGTTGCGTCACTGCCGGCCGTAGGTATCGTCGAAGCGGACGATGTCGTCCTCGCCGAGATACGCGCCCGACTGCACTTCGATTAGCTCGAGCGGCATCTTGCCCGGGTTCTCCAGGCGGTGCGATACGCCGAGCGGGATGTACGTCGATTCGTTTTCGGACAGCAGGAACGTTTCGTCGCCGCGCGTGATGCGCGCGGTGCCGCGCACGACGATCCAGTGTTCGGCGCGGTGGTGGTGCATCTGCAGCGACAGTCGCGCACCCGGTTTCACGACGATGCGTTTCACCTGGAAGCGCTCGCCCATGTCGACCGAGTCGTAGTGGCCCCACGGGCGATGCACCTTGCGGTGATCGGTGGCTTCCGCGCCTTGTTGCGCCTTGATGCGGCCGACGATCTTCTTCACGTCCTGCACGCGCGACTTGTCCGCGACGAGCACGGCGTCGGGCGTTTCGACGACGACGAGGTTCTGCGTGCCGACGCACGCGACGAGCCGGCTTTCCGAATGCGCGAAGGTCGATTCGGCGCCTTCGAACAGCACGTGGCCGCGGCCGACGTTCTTGGCCTCGTCCTTCTGCGAGATCTGCCAGATCGCGTCCCACGAGCCGACGTCCGACCAGCCCGCGTCGAGCGGCACGACGACGCTTTCGCACAGTTGCGGCAGGCTCGCGAGCGGCTCCATCACCGCGTAGTCGATCGAGTTCGACGGCGATGCGGCGAACGCGTCGCGATCGACGCGGAAGAAGTCGCCATCGGCCTTGCCCTGTGCGACGGCCTGTTCGCAGGCCGCGTAGATCGCCGGTTCGAGCTGGCGGATCGCCTTCAGCCACACCGACGCGCGAACGATGAAGATCCCGCTGTTCCACCAGTACTCGCCGGATGCGACGTACTGCTGAGCGAGTTCGAGGTGCGGCTTCTCGACGAAACGGTCGAGGCGGCGCACGTCGAGGTTGCCCGTCGCGGCGTCGCCGAGCGGCGCGCCGACGCGGATGTAGCCGTAGCCGGTTTCCGCGTGCGTGGGCACGATGCCCATCGTCGCGATCCTGCCTTGCGCCGCGCAGTGCACGCCGGCCGCGACGGCTGCGTGAAAGCGCGGCAGGTCGGCGACCGCATGGTCGGCCGGCATCACGGTCATCACCGCATCGTTGCCGTCGGCGACGAGCCGCAGCGCGGCGAGCGTCAGCGCGGGCGCGGTGTCGCGGCCGAGCGGCTCGAGCATGATCGTCGCGGGCTTGGCCGTCAGGCGCAGTTGTTCGGCGGTCGTGAAGCGGTGATCCTCGCCGCACACGATCAGCACGTCGTCGTTCAGCGGGTGGTCGGCCGTCAGGCCGTCGAGGCGCAGCGCGGTCGACTGCAGCAGCGAATGCTCGCCGAGCAGGCCGATCAGCTGTTTCGGAAAACGTTCGCGCGACATCGGCCACAGGCGTGTGCCGGAACCGCCGGCAAGAATCACCGGCTGCACCGCGAGGCGCGTGCCGGCGGCGGGGGCGGCGGAAGAAGATTGGCGCGTTTCGGCTGCCACGGCCGGAGCATTCATGATGACACTCTCCACGGTTGAAGTCAGTGCCTGCCGTTGTAGCATGAAGTAAATCGACAATAAAACCGGACCGATTGGCAGTTATTCGCCATGCATTCATCTGGAAAAATTTTCCGCGATCGCATCGGATGCAAATAAAAAAATAAAAAATAATTCCGGGCATTGTTGGCCTTCCCGTGCCGGCAAAGGGCTCGCGGCGAACGCAAAGTTTCCGAAAATCTCCCGATTCCCGATCGATTCGGGAAAACGTGCCGAATTAAATCAAAAAGTTCGCGGCAAGAATTTCCGATTATTTTTCGAAATACTTGTGCGCTTGAGGGGCGATTTTCTTGTCGCTTCAATAGCGTCATGCAACGTTTGAATCGAATGTGCGGCACGGGCTGCACGAGGAGCTGTTCGGCAAACGCCTGTTCAAAGAGGAAGCAGACATGTTGAGCGTGCTGGCGAGAGTCATCGATATCGCGATGGTCGTGGCAGGGGCGCTGATCGCCGCTGCGCTGCACGACGGCAGCATCTGGCTCAACGACCTGCAGCGCACGACGGTGCTGTTCGACTGCCTGCTGGTCGTGGTGTTCTTTCCGGCCATCGGCATCTACCAGTCGTGGCGAGGCAAGCGTCTCGTCGGGCTGATGGGGCGCGTCGCGTTCGCGTGGCTCGTGGTCGAGCTCGCGGGCATCCTGATGAGCTTCAGTTTTCACCAGTCGGGCGACCTGTCGCGGCTGTGGCTCGGTTACTGGGCGCTCGTGACGATGACGCTGCTCGCCGGCTCGAAGGCCTGCGTGCACGTCGTGCTGCGGCAACTGCGCCGCGGCGGCTACAACCTGAAGGCGGTCGCGATCGTCGGCGGTACGCCGGCGGCGCGGCGGCTGATCGCGCAGATGCGGGCGCGGCCGGAAGCGGGCTTCAACCCGGTATGCGTGTACGACGAAAGCGAAGCGCCGGGCGATGTCGCGCTCGACGACGTGCGCATCGAGCGGCAGTTCGAATCGCTGGTGTGGCTGGTGCGCAGCCGCGCGATCCGCGAGCTGTGGCTCACGCTGCCGATCTCGGAGGAACCGAGGATTCACCAGATCGTGACGGTGTTCCGCCACGACTTCGTGAACATCCGTTTCATTCCGGACGTGCGCACGCTGTCGTTCTTCAACCAGGAAGTGGTCGAGGTGCTCGGCGTGCCGGCGATCAACCTCGCGGCGTCGCCGATCACCGACGTGCGGATCCTGCCGAAGTTCGTGTTCGACCGGCTGTTCGCGCTGGCGGCGCTCACGGCGCTCGCGCCGGTGATGCTGCTGATCGCGGGCCTGATCAAGCTGACGTCGCGCGGGCCGGTGTTCTTCCGCCAGAAACGCAAGGGCATCGACGGGCACGAGTTCGAGATCTACAAGTTCCGCTCGATGAAGGTGCACCAGGAAGCGGCGGGCACGGTGACGCAGGCGACCAAGAACGACACGCGCGTGACGCCGGTCGGCCGGTTCCTGCGCCGCACCAGCCTCGACGAGCTGCCGCAGTTCATCAACGTGCTGAAGGGCGAGATGTCGGTCGTCGGCCCGCGCCCGCATGCGCTCGCGCACGACGACATCTACAAGGATCTGGTCAAGGGCTACATGTTCCGCTACCGGATCAAGCCCGGCATCACCGGGTGGGCGCAGATCAACGGCTTTCGCGGCGAGACCGACCAGATCGAGAAGATGATGGGGCGCGTGAAGCTCGATCTGTACTACATGCAGAACTGGTCGTTCTGGCTCGACATCAAGATCGTCGCGCTGACGCTGTGGAAAGGCTTCACCGGCAGCAACGCGTACTGACACAGTGCCCCGCGGGCATTCCGGTTTTACGAATTTCGAATCATTGGTCAAGAGGTCGACACATCATGAATCTGACTATCATCGGCAGCGGTTACGTAGGTCTTGTCACCGGCGCATGCCTCGCCGACATCGGGCACGACGTGTTCTGTCTCGACGTCGACCAGGCGAAGATCGACATCCTGAACAACGGCGGCGTGCCGATCCACGAGCCGGGCCTCAAGGAAGTCATCGCGCGCAATCGCTCGGCCGGCCGCCTGCGTTTCTCGACCGACATCGAGGCCGCGGTCGCGCACGGCGACGTGCAGTTCATCGCGGTCGGCACGCCGCCCGACGAGGACGGCTCGGCCGACCTGCAATACGTGCTCGCGGCGGCGCGCAACATCGGCCGCTACATGACGGGCTTCAAGGTGATCGTCGACAAGTCGACGGTGCCGGTCGGCACGGCCGAGCGCGTGCGCGCGGCGGTCGCCGAGGAGCTCGCGAAGCGCGGCGGCGACCAGATGTTCTCGGTCGTGTCGAATCCGGAATTCCTGAAGGAAGGCGCGGCGGTCGACGATTTCACGCGGCCGGACCGCATCGTGATCGGCTGCGACGACGACGTGCCGGGCGAGCGCGCCCGCGAGCTGATGAAGAAGCTGTACGCGCCGTTCAACCGCAACCACGAGCGCACGCTGTACATGGACGTGCGCTCGGCCGAGTTCACGAAATACGCGGCGAACGCGATGCTCGCGACGCGCATCTCGTTCATGAACGAGCTGGCGAACCTCGCCGACCGCTTCGGCGCGGACATCGAGGCCGTGCGCCGCGGGATCGGCTCCGATCCGCGCATCGGCTATCACTTCCTGTACGCCGGCTGCGGCTACGGCGGCTCGTGCTTCCCGAAGGACGTCGAGGCGCTGATCCGCACGGCCGACGAGCACGGGCAATCGCTGCAGATCCTGAAGGCCGTGTCGTCGGTCAACGCGACGCAAAAGCGCGTGCTGGCCGACAAGATCGTCGCGCGCTTCGGCGAGGACCTGACGGGCCGCACGTTCGCGATCTGGGGCCTGGCATTCAAGCCGAACACCGACGACATGCGCGAGGCGCCGAGCCGCGAGCTGATCGCCGAGCTGCTGTCGCGCGGCGCGCGCATCGCCGCGTACGACCCGGTCGCGCAGCAGGAAGCGCGCCGCGTGATCGCGCTCGATCTCGCCGATCACCCGAGCTGGCTCGAGCGCCTGAGCTTCGTCGACGACGAGGCGCAGGCCGCGCGCGACGCCGATGCGCTCGTGATCGTCACCGAATGGAAGGCGTTCAAGAGCCCCGACTTCGTCGCGCTCGGCCGCCTGTGGAAGACGCCGGTGATCTTCGACGGCCGCAACCTGTACGAGCCGGAGACGATGAGCGAGCAGGGCATCGAATATCACCCGATCGGCCGGCCGGGCTCGCGCCAGGCCGTCGCCGCCCGCGTGCCGGGCGCCGCGCGCGCGAGCGCGTAACCCTGTTTCCCGTCACCCGTTACACCCGTTACGAGACGCCATGTTCCGGAACATCCTGATCGTCTGCCACGCGAACGTCTGCCGCAGCCCGGCGGCGGAACTGCTGTTCAAGTCGCACGCCGCGTCGCGCGGCGGCCCGCGCGCGACGTTTCACTCGGCCGGCGTTCATGCGAACGACGGCGACGGCATCGATCCGGTGATGCGGCAGTTGCTCGCGGAGCGCGGCGTCGATGCGACGACCCACCGCTCGCGGCGGCTGTCGCGCCGGATCGTGCGCGACGCCGACCTGATTCTCGTCAGCGAGCGCGGACAGATCGCGGCCGTCGAATCGGTCGATCCGTTCGCGCGCGGCAAGGTCCACCTGCTCGGCAAGTGGGAAGGGGCCGAGATTGCCGATCCGCACGGCGGCCCCGAGGCCGAATACCGCGAGAGCTACTCGCAGATCGAACGTCTGGTTCAAGGATGGCTACAGAAACTATGCTGAAACGCCCGATGCGCCCGGTGGCGCTTGCCGTCGCGCTGACGACTTTCCTGTCAGCCTGTGCAACCGCGCCCGGCAACTACCTCGACTCGTCGAACCTGAAGGACGAAGGCCGCCAGCAAGCGGCCGAGACCTATCCGGTTCATTACATCGACGCCAAAGTGGTGATGGACCAGTTGCAGAAGCAGCAGGTCGACCATCCGCTGCCGCCGGGACGCTATACCGATGCGTCGCAGTACGTGTACCGCATCGGCGCGCAGGACATCCTCGGCGTCACCGTCTGGGACCACCCCGAGCTGACGACGCCGCAGGGCCAGTCGTTCTCGAGCGGCGGCAACACGACGCAGACGATCGCGGGCGCGCTGCAGCAGCCTTATTCGTCGTCGCTGCCGGGCCAGGCCGATCCTTACGGCCAGACGGTGGCCGCCGACGGCACGATCTTCTTCCCGTTCGTCGGCCGCATCCACGTGGCGGGCAAGACGATCGCGCAGACCCGCGACGAGCTGGCCACGCGTCTCGCACGCTACGTGAAGAACCCGCAGCTCGACGTGCGCGTGCTGTCGTACCGCAGCCAGAAGGTGCAGGTGACGGGCGAGGTGAAGACGCCGGGCCCGCTCGCGATGAGCGACGTGCCGCTGACGCTGGTCGACGCGATTTCGCGCTCGGGCGGCTCGACCAACGAGGCCGACCTGCAGCGGGTGCGCCTGACGCGTGACGGCAAGCTGTATACGCTCGACGCGAACGGCGTGCTCGATCGCGGCGAAGTACGGCAGAACGTGATGCTGCAGCAGGGCGACATCGTCAACGTGCCGGATCGCAGCGACAGCCGCGTGTTCATCATGGGCGAGGTCAAGACGCCGGTCACGGTGCCGATGCTCAAGGGCAGGCTGACCATCGCCGACGCGCTGACGGCGGGCGGCGGCATCCTCGACACCGATGCGAACCCGCGCAAGATCTACGTGATGCGCGGAATGCGCGACAACCCGACGAAGCCTGAAGTGTTCCGCCTCGACATGACGCAGCCCGATGCGTTGATGCTGTCGAGCCGCTTCCCGCTTCAGCCGCTCGATGTGGTCTACGTCAGCACGGCCAGCTCGGTGCAGTTCAACCGGGTGCTGCAGCAGGTGCTGCCGACGATCCAGACGATCTTCTACATGCGGCAAATCACGCGCTGATAGCCCGCCGGGGCGGCGCCTCCGCCCCGGCACCACTCAAGCGGGAACGAATGGTGAACACGCAAGCGAAACACTCCTACGCGGATCTGTCCGTGAAGACCGAGGAAGAGGACGTCGTCCTCGGCCAGTTGCTCCAGGTGATCATGGACGACATCTGGCTGCTGCTCGGCATCGCGGTGACGGTCGTCGCGCTCGCCGGCCTTTACTGCTACATCGCGAAGCCGGTGTATCAGGCCGACGTGCACGTCCGGGTCGAGAGCAACGACAACACGTCGCAGGCGCTCACGCAGACGCAGACCGGCGCGACGATCAACAGCGGTCCGCAGCAGGCGCAGACCGATGCGGAAATCGAGATCATCAAGAGCCGCGGCGTCGTCGCACCGGTCGTCGAGCAGTTCAAGCTGAACTTCTCGGTCGTGCCGAAGACGCTGCCGGTGATCGGCAGCCTCGCCGCGCGCGTCGCGACGCCGGGCACGCCGGCGCGGCCGTGGCTCGGCCTGAAATCGTATGCATGGGGCGGTGAAGTCGCCGACGTCGATTCGATCAGCGTCGTGCCCGCGCTCGAAGGCAAGAAGCTGACGCTGACGGCCGGTCCGAACGACACCTATTCGATCGTCGACCAGAACGGCACCCGGCTGCTGTCGGGCCAGGTCGGCGAATCGGCGCAGGGCGGCGGCGTGACGCTGCTCGTGAAGAAGCTCGTCGCGCGCCCCGGCACGCAGTTCACGGTGGTCCGCTACAACGATCTCGACGCGATCGGCGGCTTCCAGGCCGGCATCCAGGTGAGCGAGCAGGGCAAGCAGACGGGCGTCGTGCAGATCTCGCTCGAAGGCAAGGACCCGGATCAGACCGCCGCGATCGCGAACGCGCTCGCGCAGTCGTACCTGAACCAGCACGTGGTCGCGAAGCAGGCCGAAGCGACCAAGATGCTCGACTTCCTGAAGGGCGAGGAACCGCGCCTGAAGGCCGACCTTGAACACGCGGAAGCCGCGCTGACGCAGTACCAGCGCACGTCGGGCTCGATCAACGCGAGCGAAGAGGCGAAGGTCTACCTCGAGGGCAGCGTGCAGTACGAGCAGCAGATCGCCGCGCAGCGCCTGCAGCTCGCGTCGCTCGCGCAGCGCTTCACCGATTCGCACCCGATGGTGATCGCCGCGAAGCAGCAGCTCTCGGAGCTGCAGGGCGAGAAGGACAAGTTCAGCAACCGCTTCCGCAGCCTGCCGGCGACCGAAGTGAAGGCCGTCCAGCTCCAGCGCGACGCGAAGGTCGCCGAGGACATCTACGTGCTGCTGCTGAACCG
Encoded proteins:
- a CDS encoding polysaccharide biosynthesis tyrosine autokinase, translated to MVNTQAKHSYADLSVKTEEEDVVLGQLLQVIMDDIWLLLGIAVTVVALAGLYCYIAKPVYQADVHVRVESNDNTSQALTQTQTGATINSGPQQAQTDAEIEIIKSRGVVAPVVEQFKLNFSVVPKTLPVIGSLAARVATPGTPARPWLGLKSYAWGGEVADVDSISVVPALEGKKLTLTAGPNDTYSIVDQNGTRLLSGQVGESAQGGGVTLLVKKLVARPGTQFTVVRYNDLDAIGGFQAGIQVSEQGKQTGVVQISLEGKDPDQTAAIANALAQSYLNQHVVAKQAEATKMLDFLKGEEPRLKADLEHAEAALTQYQRTSGSINASEEAKVYLEGSVQYEQQIAAQRLQLASLAQRFTDSHPMVIAAKQQLSELQGEKDKFSNRFRSLPATEVKAVQLQRDAKVAEDIYVLLLNRVQELSVQKAGTGGNIHLVDSALRPGDPVKPKKVLILSAAVFLGMILGTGIVFLRRNLFQGIEDPDRIERAFNLPLYGLVPQSAEQVKLDAAAEKGGGRARPILASLRPKDLSVESLRSLRTAMQFAMMDAKNRVIVLTGPTPGIGKSFLTVNLAVLLAHSGKRVLLIDADMRRGLLDRYFGLTAQPGLSELLSDQSPLEDAVRETPVQGLSFIAAGTRPPNPSELLMSTRLPQYLEGLSKRYDVVLIDSPPVLAVTDATIIGRMAGSTFLVLRSGMHTEGEIADAIKRLRTAGVDLEGGIFNGVPPKARGYGRGYAAVHEYLSA